The Chelonia mydas isolate rCheMyd1 chromosome 3, rCheMyd1.pri.v2, whole genome shotgun sequence genome includes a region encoding these proteins:
- the FOSL2 gene encoding fos-related antigen 2 isoform X1 translates to MYHDYPGNFDTSSRGSSGSPGHPETYSSGTAQQKFRIDMPGSGSAFIPTINAITTSQDLQWMVQPTVITSMSSPYSRSHPYSHPLPNLSSVGGHTALQRPGVIKTIGTTVGRRRRDEQLSPEEEEKRRIRRERNKLAAAKCRNRRRELTEKLQAETEELEEEKSVLQKEIAELQKEKDKLEFMLVAHGPVCKISPEERRTPPSHSLQTVRTGVSGAVVVKQEPVEEEIPSSSLGLDKAQRSVIKPISIAGGFYGEEPLNTPIVVTSTPAITPGTSNLVFTYPSVLDQESPLSPSESCSKAHRRSSSSGDQSSDSLNSPTLLAL, encoded by the exons ATGTACCACGACTATCCCGGGAACTTTGATAcctcctccaggggcagcagCGGCTCTCCAGGCCACCCAGAGACTTACTCCAGCGGCACAGCACAACAG AAATTCCGGATAGATATGCCAGGATCAGGCAGTGCTTTTATCCCCACCATTAATGCCATAACAACCAGCCAAGACCTGCAGTGGATGGTCCAGCCCACAGTGATCACCTCCATGTCGAGTCCCTACTCTCGCTCACATCCCTACAGCCACCCTCTGCCCAACTTGTCTTCAGTTGGTGGACATACAGCCCTTCAGAGACCTGGTGTCATTAAAACTATTGGGACCACAGTgggcaggaggagaagagatGAGCAG CTGTCacctgaggaagaggagaagcgaAGGATCCGAAGAGAGAGGAACAAGCTGGCAGCTGCTAAGTGCCGTAACAGGCGTCGAGAGCTAACAGAGAAACTCCAGGCG GAAACggaggagctggaggaagagAAATCAGTGCTGCAGAAGGAGATTGCTGAACTCCAGAAAGAGAAGGATAAGCTGGAGTTCATGCTGGTGGCTCATGGCCCTGTGTGCAAAATCAGCCCCGAGGAGCGTCGCACCCCACCATCTCACAGCCTCCAGACGGTCCGGACTGGAGTGAGTGGAGCAGTGGTGGTGAAGCAGGAGCCGGTGGAAGAAGAGATCCCATCCTCCTCTTTGGGCCTCGACAAAGCTCAGAGGTCTGTCATTAAGCCCATCAGCATTGCAGGGGGGTTTTATGGGGAGGAGCCACTCAACACTCCCATTGTGGTGACCTCGACACCTGCCATCACTCCTGGCACCTCCAACCTGGTCTTCACATACCCCAGCGTGCTGGATCAGGagtctcctctctccccttcGGAGTCATGCTCCAAAGCTCACCGGAGAAGTAGCAGCAGTGGTGACCAGTCCTCAGATTCCTTGAACTCTCCAACCCTGTTGGCCTTGTAA
- the FOSL2 gene encoding fos-related antigen 2 isoform X2 gives MRNLIYGFTGRQKFRIDMPGSGSAFIPTINAITTSQDLQWMVQPTVITSMSSPYSRSHPYSHPLPNLSSVGGHTALQRPGVIKTIGTTVGRRRRDEQLSPEEEEKRRIRRERNKLAAAKCRNRRRELTEKLQAETEELEEEKSVLQKEIAELQKEKDKLEFMLVAHGPVCKISPEERRTPPSHSLQTVRTGVSGAVVVKQEPVEEEIPSSSLGLDKAQRSVIKPISIAGGFYGEEPLNTPIVVTSTPAITPGTSNLVFTYPSVLDQESPLSPSESCSKAHRRSSSSGDQSSDSLNSPTLLAL, from the exons ATGAGGAATCTAATCTACGGATTTACAGGACGCCAG AAATTCCGGATAGATATGCCAGGATCAGGCAGTGCTTTTATCCCCACCATTAATGCCATAACAACCAGCCAAGACCTGCAGTGGATGGTCCAGCCCACAGTGATCACCTCCATGTCGAGTCCCTACTCTCGCTCACATCCCTACAGCCACCCTCTGCCCAACTTGTCTTCAGTTGGTGGACATACAGCCCTTCAGAGACCTGGTGTCATTAAAACTATTGGGACCACAGTgggcaggaggagaagagatGAGCAG CTGTCacctgaggaagaggagaagcgaAGGATCCGAAGAGAGAGGAACAAGCTGGCAGCTGCTAAGTGCCGTAACAGGCGTCGAGAGCTAACAGAGAAACTCCAGGCG GAAACggaggagctggaggaagagAAATCAGTGCTGCAGAAGGAGATTGCTGAACTCCAGAAAGAGAAGGATAAGCTGGAGTTCATGCTGGTGGCTCATGGCCCTGTGTGCAAAATCAGCCCCGAGGAGCGTCGCACCCCACCATCTCACAGCCTCCAGACGGTCCGGACTGGAGTGAGTGGAGCAGTGGTGGTGAAGCAGGAGCCGGTGGAAGAAGAGATCCCATCCTCCTCTTTGGGCCTCGACAAAGCTCAGAGGTCTGTCATTAAGCCCATCAGCATTGCAGGGGGGTTTTATGGGGAGGAGCCACTCAACACTCCCATTGTGGTGACCTCGACACCTGCCATCACTCCTGGCACCTCCAACCTGGTCTTCACATACCCCAGCGTGCTGGATCAGGagtctcctctctccccttcGGAGTCATGCTCCAAAGCTCACCGGAGAAGTAGCAGCAGTGGTGACCAGTCCTCAGATTCCTTGAACTCTCCAACCCTGTTGGCCTTGTAA
- the FOSL2 gene encoding fos-related antigen 2 isoform X3: MPGSGSAFIPTINAITTSQDLQWMVQPTVITSMSSPYSRSHPYSHPLPNLSSVGGHTALQRPGVIKTIGTTVGRRRRDEQLSPEEEEKRRIRRERNKLAAAKCRNRRRELTEKLQAETEELEEEKSVLQKEIAELQKEKDKLEFMLVAHGPVCKISPEERRTPPSHSLQTVRTGVSGAVVVKQEPVEEEIPSSSLGLDKAQRSVIKPISIAGGFYGEEPLNTPIVVTSTPAITPGTSNLVFTYPSVLDQESPLSPSESCSKAHRRSSSSGDQSSDSLNSPTLLAL; encoded by the exons ATGCCAGGATCAGGCAGTGCTTTTATCCCCACCATTAATGCCATAACAACCAGCCAAGACCTGCAGTGGATGGTCCAGCCCACAGTGATCACCTCCATGTCGAGTCCCTACTCTCGCTCACATCCCTACAGCCACCCTCTGCCCAACTTGTCTTCAGTTGGTGGACATACAGCCCTTCAGAGACCTGGTGTCATTAAAACTATTGGGACCACAGTgggcaggaggagaagagatGAGCAG CTGTCacctgaggaagaggagaagcgaAGGATCCGAAGAGAGAGGAACAAGCTGGCAGCTGCTAAGTGCCGTAACAGGCGTCGAGAGCTAACAGAGAAACTCCAGGCG GAAACggaggagctggaggaagagAAATCAGTGCTGCAGAAGGAGATTGCTGAACTCCAGAAAGAGAAGGATAAGCTGGAGTTCATGCTGGTGGCTCATGGCCCTGTGTGCAAAATCAGCCCCGAGGAGCGTCGCACCCCACCATCTCACAGCCTCCAGACGGTCCGGACTGGAGTGAGTGGAGCAGTGGTGGTGAAGCAGGAGCCGGTGGAAGAAGAGATCCCATCCTCCTCTTTGGGCCTCGACAAAGCTCAGAGGTCTGTCATTAAGCCCATCAGCATTGCAGGGGGGTTTTATGGGGAGGAGCCACTCAACACTCCCATTGTGGTGACCTCGACACCTGCCATCACTCCTGGCACCTCCAACCTGGTCTTCACATACCCCAGCGTGCTGGATCAGGagtctcctctctccccttcGGAGTCATGCTCCAAAGCTCACCGGAGAAGTAGCAGCAGTGGTGACCAGTCCTCAGATTCCTTGAACTCTCCAACCCTGTTGGCCTTGTAA